The following proteins are co-located in the Echinicola sp. 20G genome:
- a CDS encoding RagB/SusD family nutrient uptake outer membrane protein, giving the protein MKINWIYKTVMVLGLISAASCTNLDLEPYNEVTSIQVYEDFDNYKAVLAKLYGGLAVSGQQGPSGKPDISGLDEGASTYIRAYWKLQELPTDEAIIAWNDEGLPTLNTMQWTSDNGFIAAMYYRIFYQISLANEFIRETSDENMASRGISEADQETGRIFRAEARFLRALSYYHALDMFGNVPFVTEENGVGAYFPEQTDREALFAYVESELLDILPSLVDARQNEYARADKAAAWMVLSKLYLNAEVYIGEDHFTDAITYLNEILSSGYTLEPNYNYLFLADNNLSEELIFSVAFDGVNTTSFGGTTFLVNAAVGGTMDREEFGIPGGWQGLRTRPEIVALYPGTNGTPDARGSFHTDEQNLDIENVSLFQDGYAVKKYKNVTRDGVRGSSPGNDQVDTDFPMYRLGDAYLMYAEAVLRGGSGGSEAQALAYVNELRQRAYGDASGNISANQLTLDFILDERARELKWEAHRRTDLIRFGKFTTDSYIWQWKGGSFDGTSVESFRNIYPLPTADLTANPNLTQNSGY; this is encoded by the coding sequence ATGAAAATTAATTGGATATATAAAACTGTCATGGTGCTGGGGCTGATCAGTGCAGCATCTTGTACCAATTTGGATCTGGAACCCTACAATGAGGTGACTTCTATTCAGGTCTATGAAGATTTTGATAACTATAAAGCTGTTTTGGCGAAACTCTATGGAGGCCTTGCCGTCTCAGGTCAGCAAGGACCTTCAGGGAAACCGGATATCAGCGGTTTGGATGAAGGTGCATCCACCTATATCAGGGCTTACTGGAAATTACAGGAATTGCCTACTGACGAGGCCATCATTGCTTGGAATGATGAGGGTTTACCAACATTAAATACTATGCAGTGGACTTCAGACAATGGTTTTATTGCTGCGATGTATTATCGGATTTTCTATCAAATTTCATTGGCCAATGAGTTTATCAGAGAGACAAGTGACGAAAATATGGCCAGTAGAGGGATTTCTGAAGCAGACCAGGAAACAGGTCGAATCTTCCGGGCAGAGGCCAGGTTTTTAAGGGCCTTGAGTTACTATCACGCGCTGGATATGTTTGGGAACGTCCCATTTGTGACCGAGGAAAACGGTGTAGGAGCATACTTTCCGGAGCAAACAGATCGTGAGGCCTTATTTGCTTACGTGGAAAGCGAGCTTTTGGATATTTTACCTTCATTAGTTGATGCGAGACAAAACGAATACGCAAGGGCAGACAAAGCCGCTGCCTGGATGGTTTTGTCCAAGCTATACCTAAATGCTGAGGTTTACATTGGGGAAGATCATTTTACAGATGCGATCACTTATCTAAATGAAATTCTAAGCAGTGGTTACACCCTTGAACCCAATTACAACTATCTGTTTTTAGCTGATAACAACCTCTCAGAAGAGCTGATTTTCTCTGTTGCCTTTGACGGGGTAAATACAACTTCTTTTGGAGGAACAACCTTCTTGGTCAATGCAGCCGTGGGAGGAACAATGGATCGGGAAGAATTCGGGATTCCTGGCGGTTGGCAAGGATTGAGGACACGTCCAGAGATTGTTGCTCTGTACCCAGGGACTAATGGTACACCAGATGCAAGAGGTTCCTTCCATACCGACGAGCAGAATTTGGATATAGAAAATGTTTCCCTTTTTCAGGATGGATATGCTGTGAAAAAATATAAGAATGTCACTAGAGATGGGGTGAGAGGGTCCAGCCCAGGGAACGATCAGGTGGATACAGATTTTCCTATGTATAGGTTAGGAGATGCTTACTTAATGTATGCAGAAGCAGTATTGAGAGGAGGAAGCGGTGGAAGTGAAGCCCAAGCATTGGCTTATGTCAATGAGCTCAGACAAAGAGCCTATGGAGATGCTTCAGGCAATATTTCCGCTAACCAACTGACCCTTGATTTTATTCTTGATGAAAGAGCGAGAGAACTGAAATGGGAAGCGCACAGAAGAACGGATTTGATCAGGTTTGGGAAGTTTACCACTGATAGTTACATCTGGCAATGGAAAGGAGGAAGCTTTGATGGTACTTCAGTTGAGTCCTTCAGGAACATTTATCCACTTCCAACTGCTGATTTAACTGCTAATCCTAATCTTACTCAAAACTCAGGATACTAA
- a CDS encoding SusE domain-containing protein: MKKYAQYMTLMLAMVIAWSCTEELDPVISSDPAAPVLMSPQSGTSVILTAEDELEELVFEYELADYGFSAATTYTVQMDFVGNDFSEPSDVISSTSNKAMISYADFNQKLLAKGLVPMEEMMVEMRIKATINDNVADEFSETITMSVTPYEVALEYPRIYIPGDYQGWNPANENTIIYSVKSDNVYEGFIHVLGGSGEFKVNEMPNWDVNYGDDGADGTLDAGGANLKATGIGTFKLTVDLNAKTYTLGAPLYWGIIGDATAGGWDSSTPLEFNADENILTLTTDLTVGAMKFRANDAWDNNYGDDEVDGVLEAGGSDIAISEAGNYTITMDFKVPGKVSYTLVKN; this comes from the coding sequence ATGAAAAAATACGCTCAATATATGACATTGATGCTGGCCATGGTGATAGCCTGGTCTTGCACAGAGGAGTTGGATCCTGTAATCAGCAGTGATCCTGCGGCTCCAGTTTTGATGAGTCCCCAGTCCGGTACGTCGGTAATCCTGACTGCTGAAGATGAATTGGAGGAACTGGTTTTTGAATATGAACTAGCAGACTATGGATTTTCTGCTGCCACTACTTACACGGTGCAGATGGATTTTGTGGGTAATGATTTTTCTGAGCCATCAGATGTGATTTCATCAACTTCCAACAAAGCAATGATCAGCTATGCTGACTTCAACCAAAAGCTCTTGGCCAAAGGTTTGGTGCCAATGGAAGAAATGATGGTAGAAATGAGGATTAAAGCCACGATTAATGATAATGTGGCTGATGAATTTTCTGAAACCATTACCATGTCTGTTACTCCCTATGAAGTGGCATTGGAATACCCAAGGATTTATATTCCGGGAGATTATCAAGGTTGGAATCCAGCGAATGAAAATACGATCATTTATTCAGTAAAATCTGACAATGTGTATGAAGGCTTTATTCATGTTTTAGGTGGTTCTGGGGAGTTTAAAGTCAATGAAATGCCGAATTGGGATGTGAACTATGGAGACGATGGTGCTGACGGAACCTTGGATGCAGGCGGAGCCAATTTGAAAGCAACCGGAATAGGTACTTTTAAATTGACTGTGGATTTGAACGCTAAGACCTACACGTTGGGAGCTCCACTTTACTGGGGAATTATTGGTGATGCTACAGCTGGAGGATGGGATTCTTCCACTCCGTTGGAATTCAATGCTGATGAAAATATCCTGACGTTGACCACCGACTTGACAGTAGGAGCGATGAAGTTCCGTGCCAATGATGCTTGGGACAATAATTATGGCGATGATGAAGTAGATGGAGTTTTGGAAGCGGGTGGAAGTGATATAGCTATCAGTGAAGCGGGGAATTATACCATCACGATGGACTTCAAAGTGCCAGGAAAGGTTTCTTATACCTTGGTGAAAAACTAA
- a CDS encoding alpha-amylase family glycosyl hydrolase: MHLNYLLKVILVLMLTCLATTLWGQVSTEPLFPRADAPLKIIYNASQGTSGLQGAQEIYIHIGAITAAANSTAWSIVPFEWGTADPTAKMTRVAGKADVWEYELTPNEFFEKEDGETIFRLGLVFRNADGSLEGKSEQNSDFFIDLAQAFDLKFVQPDTESILLEEEEGLEIKVLTTENSDIRLKVDGKEVAFETDVTFLRYLFISSVSGSYQIQADATSKGTSVSKNIEVHVVGGSPVLPVPNDLKKGINYLSDTEVGLVLEAPGKKNVFVIGDFNDWQVLPDFQMNQSLDGELFWLKLSGLQAQKEYAFQYLVDGEIRIADPYADKIADPFDDQEIIDQDRYPGLLAYPEGQSFQASYLQTNQQPFGWKYMEYTKPKPEELVIYELLVRDFDDRRTYNAVTERLDYLKSLGVNALELMPVTEFEGNLSWGYNPSFLFAADKYYGTKEDLKRLIDEAHKRDMVVIMDMVLNHAFGQSPFVRLYNEGDYGAPTADNPWLNTIATHPFNVGYDFNHESEYTQALVDSVNHYWLSEYHLDGYRFDLSKGFTQRVSENDVDYWSQKDESRIEIWKRIYDRIKSHHPDAYLILEHLAENDEEKILADYGMMLWGNMNYTFREMAKGMSQDFSYGYFENRGWEKNHLLSYIESHDEERLMWESLNFGDRSVVDLRKLSHAVNRNQLMTVFYFGIPGPKMIWQFGEMGYDEALNNDRLGIKATHWEYLEDSDRNRLLNLYKAMIGLKQENKVFSFPESASFDLIDEIKTISLQGEDMDVIIVGNFGLSLKQQVEVEFPSAGEWFNYLTGEKMDVREGILEMDLDINEFKIFTNKSLPLPEGQIYEVDLITSLPEEGKKEGGLKIYPVPTSGDLKVEFPDNMGDCRYRILDMTGKVWFEGVNYQNDKILAFQVKDIRAGLYIFELYDNRQMLRKQFIKK; this comes from the coding sequence GTGCACTTGAACTATCTTTTGAAAGTCATTCTTGTCTTGATGTTGACTTGTCTTGCTACTACTTTGTGGGGGCAGGTCAGTACTGAGCCGTTGTTTCCTCGGGCAGATGCTCCGTTGAAAATCATCTATAATGCTAGCCAGGGGACTTCAGGACTTCAAGGTGCACAGGAGATTTATATCCATATTGGAGCTATTACTGCCGCTGCAAATTCCACTGCTTGGTCCATTGTTCCTTTTGAGTGGGGCACAGCTGATCCTACGGCTAAGATGACAAGGGTAGCAGGAAAGGCAGATGTTTGGGAGTATGAATTGACTCCTAATGAGTTCTTTGAAAAAGAAGATGGGGAAACCATTTTCAGGTTGGGGCTGGTCTTTCGCAATGCAGATGGGAGCTTGGAGGGTAAGAGTGAGCAAAACTCAGACTTTTTCATCGATCTCGCCCAAGCATTTGACTTAAAATTTGTTCAGCCTGACACTGAATCAATCCTATTGGAAGAAGAAGAGGGGTTGGAGATAAAGGTGCTTACTACTGAGAATTCAGATATTAGACTTAAGGTGGACGGTAAAGAGGTTGCTTTTGAAACTGATGTTACTTTTTTGCGCTATCTGTTTATTTCATCGGTTTCAGGAAGCTATCAGATACAGGCCGATGCTACATCTAAGGGTACTTCGGTTTCCAAAAATATTGAAGTACATGTAGTTGGAGGAAGTCCGGTTTTACCTGTTCCGAATGATCTAAAGAAGGGAATCAACTATTTGTCCGATACGGAAGTAGGTTTGGTTTTGGAGGCACCAGGCAAAAAGAATGTGTTCGTTATTGGTGATTTTAATGATTGGCAAGTATTACCTGATTTTCAGATGAATCAAAGTTTGGATGGAGAACTTTTCTGGTTGAAGCTATCGGGTTTGCAAGCACAAAAGGAGTATGCCTTTCAATACTTGGTGGATGGTGAAATAAGAATAGCAGACCCCTACGCTGATAAAATAGCGGATCCTTTTGATGATCAGGAAATCATTGATCAGGATAGGTATCCAGGTTTATTGGCGTATCCTGAGGGACAGTCATTTCAGGCTTCTTATCTTCAGACCAATCAGCAGCCCTTTGGATGGAAGTATATGGAGTATACTAAACCAAAGCCAGAGGAATTAGTGATTTATGAATTGCTGGTAAGGGATTTTGATGATAGAAGAACTTATAATGCGGTGACGGAAAGATTGGATTATTTGAAGTCTTTGGGAGTGAATGCGCTTGAATTAATGCCGGTAACGGAGTTTGAGGGGAATCTTTCTTGGGGCTATAATCCATCTTTCCTTTTTGCCGCGGATAAATATTACGGCACCAAGGAAGACCTGAAAAGGTTGATAGATGAAGCGCATAAGCGTGATATGGTTGTCATCATGGACATGGTGTTAAATCATGCTTTTGGACAAAGCCCTTTTGTAAGGTTATACAATGAAGGAGATTATGGTGCGCCTACAGCTGATAACCCTTGGCTCAATACTATAGCAACACATCCCTTCAATGTAGGTTACGACTTTAACCATGAAAGTGAATATACCCAAGCACTGGTTGATTCGGTAAATCATTATTGGCTTTCGGAGTACCATCTGGATGGTTATCGGTTTGATTTAAGTAAAGGTTTTACCCAAAGGGTTTCAGAAAACGATGTGGATTATTGGTCGCAAAAAGACGAATCCAGGATAGAAATATGGAAACGAATTTATGATCGAATCAAATCACATCATCCAGATGCATATTTGATTTTAGAACATCTGGCGGAGAATGATGAAGAGAAAATCCTGGCAGATTATGGCATGATGCTCTGGGGCAATATGAACTATACTTTCAGAGAGATGGCTAAAGGAATGTCTCAGGACTTTTCTTATGGGTACTTTGAAAATAGAGGGTGGGAGAAAAATCATTTACTGAGTTATATCGAAAGCCATGATGAAGAAAGGTTGATGTGGGAAAGCCTTAATTTCGGCGACCGTTCGGTAGTTGACCTGAGAAAGCTGTCTCATGCGGTTAATAGAAACCAACTCATGACGGTATTTTATTTTGGTATTCCTGGTCCTAAAATGATCTGGCAGTTTGGAGAGATGGGCTATGATGAGGCACTGAACAATGATCGTCTTGGGATCAAAGCGACTCATTGGGAATATTTGGAGGATAGTGATAGAAATAGGTTGCTGAACCTGTATAAAGCGATGATTGGGCTGAAGCAGGAAAACAAGGTATTTAGTTTTCCTGAGTCTGCAAGTTTTGATTTAATTGATGAAATCAAAACTATTAGCCTTCAAGGGGAGGATATGGATGTAATCATTGTGGGCAATTTTGGGCTTTCTCTCAAGCAACAAGTTGAAGTGGAATTTCCAAGTGCTGGAGAATGGTTCAATTACCTCACTGGAGAAAAAATGGATGTTAGGGAAGGTATTTTGGAAATGGATCTTGATATCAATGAATTCAAGATTTTCACCAATAAGTCACTTCCGCTGCCCGAAGGTCAAATTTATGAAGTGGATTTAATTACTTCATTGCCTGAAGAAGGCAAAAAAGAGGGAGGTTTGAAAATTTATCCAGTTCCTACCTCAGGAGATTTAAAAGTGGAATTTCCTGACAATATGGGGGATTGTCGATATAGAATATTGGATATGACCGGAAAAGTGTGGTTTGAGGGAGTAAATTATCAAAATGATAAGATTTTAGCGTTTCAAGTAAAGGATATTAGAGCAGGTCTTTATATCTTTGAGCTTTATGACAATCGTCAGATGCTAAGAAAGCAATTTATCAAAAAGTAA